The Drosophila suzukii chromosome 2 unlocalized genomic scaffold, CBGP_Dsuzu_IsoJpt1.0 scf_2c, whole genome shotgun sequence genome segment TTCTACCTCTTCTCTTCTTCTACCACTTATAttcttgtatatatttaagcttatttaataaaaaaaaaaaaaaaaaaaaaaaaaacgtttaCTGGAGTGGACTACTTTGGACCGATTGAAGTTGTTGTAGGAAGGCATCGCGAGAAGAGATGGGGAGTTTTATTTACTTGTCTAACAGTTCGCGCTGTTCATTTAGAATTGGTGCCATCTCTTTCAACGGATTCATTTTTACTGGCGCTGCGTTGGCCGATGTCGAATGCTTTTTAAACTCAAGACCGTTGACTTATATTCCGTTGGAATCGGAAAATTCGGAAGCTCTTACACCAAACCAATTCTTGGTTGGTAACTCCAGCGGTCTACGGGAACGCGGATTAGGCTTGGCCAAACATTTCCGCATCGCTGGACAACTAGCAGACCGTTTCTTGAGAAGATGGATTCGAGAGTATCTACCCACCCTGACGAGGCGAACAAAATGGTTTCAGCCGAACCCAGCTCCAATTTCCGTGAATGACGTGGTTCTTGTTGTTGATGAAACAAGCAAGCGAAACTCCTGGCCTAAAGGGATCGTCGTGGATGTTCATCTGGCGAAGGATGGACCAGTTCGTAGCGGTGTTGTGCGTACACCGGGAGGACTCGTTACTCGCCCGGCAGTTAAACTGGCTAAATTGGACATCATAAGGATTGgtgaccccctgttctaactatcgccttacccgggcatcgcggatctctgcctgGGCGGAcctttccccttctccgcaactcgtgggaccaaagTATGGATCAAAAAACAGAagacaaaataacaaaaaacatagagacgggtactcttaaaaaacccatggataaaacgaacactggttccaccttccataccagcacggcccagaaagggccgcatcccaaactagggatgatgggtggcagaaagccaaccgcaaacgcctccgctacgtgcgcatctgcgccgaaagcaacggtaggcactgccaaggcgctcgggccacccgctggtgctaaatatacatacgcagaaaggcggactgccgcccagactctgcgctcacacaccaggagcaccgttgccacgccttcgcctgaatggctaaagaaggtagagtgggcaaggaaggtgctcccaaactacaggcaggaaaagcccactcaagaggcgactcaggcgaaaaggcagcgatccctccaACTACCggggccatcggcgaagagatcgaagatccagccatcggtctctttcgccgaaatcacgaagaatcgtGTTTTACTTGGCCTGATTGACAGCGGAAATCCGGAGAgcaggatccccagaaacaagtggaaggcagtggaatcccacctttccctcatttgcctgcgcatggtacgagagaagccaggcacctcgccctgctgcatggacgcgggctggtaccagggcagtgtcaaggtggtagcatgcgacagtcagcggtcggctgatatgtacaaagaggcgacaagctagctcggcgaggtttacgaaggggcgaacatcgttgcgcttgactggtgcgatgtccccagtagaccccgagccaggatctggcttccagcagcgatcaagacgccggaggacctcctcttcatgttgcaagaatgcaacccgcacctccccacgaaggactggaaagtcgtcaaggtggaggagcatgaaggggatgtcaaccaggcggttttggtcctgaacaaggagtcagtagctccgatcgagactgctcgtggagggctgaacttcgggttcagtgcgatacacatcacacttggtgggccggaggacggctactataccgattcgtcgctaagcagagagatgcgtgcgctcggaccggcaatcgaggacgtggacctcagcgacacagaggaggccgacgtcactttGGTGGAGGTTAAGGCTGTAGATGTCattaagacttctacaaaaaaaccttcaccacagtaaagcagcgtctgctgcacttctgcttcgcctgtcagaaggcggagccgacctagtcctcgtacaggaaccttgggttgtaggaggcaaggttgctggactaggaacaaaggaatacaagcttatgcttgaccccaaagaaggtaaaattcgaacctgcatattagccaaaaggcatcttagtttATATatagcagaggaatgcgaaaagctcaagagcggattggtaataggctgtgacgccaacgcccatcacacccagtggggatgcccaaacaacaacgacagaggtgagtctctttttgattttattctaaattcgaacctattcttatgcaataggggcaatgcccctactttcataactaaagcttgccaaacgatcatagatctaactttggtatcagattcactcgtaggcgcagtcaaaaactgggcagtctctgacgagcactccttctcggaccatagattcatagaaaccgtattgtcccttgattcgcccttgccggtcagcttcgccaaccccagacgagcggactggcacaggtacaaagaagttctgacaaatatcctccccatggaaccgtcagaaagcatcacaaacccacatgagctggaggaaacagtatacaaattcacagaggcatgcaacactgccttcaaagtggcatgccccacagagaaaccaagaggaaggaaaaaacccccctggtggacccaacaactatctatcctcagaaccaactgcagatacctgtttaacagagcaaaggcgggaaatgaggacaccaattggctgaactacaagtttgaactagcctcctacaaaaaggccattagaagagcaaaacgaacggcatggcagaccttctgctctgacatagaaaaaacaactgatgccgcaaggctcaggaaaatactctctaagacagccgcgcctttgggatatcttcaaaaagcaggtggatcatggtcagactccagtaaagagtctttggacctgctcctagacgctcacttcccggggagccaacaagcaggtcatccacctgaaagaggagcaggagagggaatcgaaatggatccactcctatcagaccgcaacatgaaatggtccattcatagtttcaaaccatacaaatcgccgggaccggacggaataacaccggctcacatccagcaagcaggacaaatagccaaaaactggttgaaaaaaatcttccaatccatcctggcggtaggagaactaccaacagcatggcaagaaacaaaggtggttttcattcccaaggcacggaaggccactcacaccacagcaaaggattttaggccaataagcctaacatcattcctgcttaagagctttgaaagaatgataagcctacacataagggccaccgtagacccgacacaaatatcagaagcacaacacgcttacaccaaaggtaagtcaaccaaatcggcgctacacttggtggtaagcagcatcgagaaatcactcaacatcaaggaatacacactgatcgccttcctggatatagagggagccttcaataacgtgcttcccaccgctataacagaatctctcacagaactaggggttgagccgccaatggtgaggctaatccataaattgctgataagcagaatggtcacagccacactagggacctcaacccagactagactagtgaacagaggcaccccgcaaggaggtgtactatcacccctcttgtggaatatcgcagtaaataaactactgcggatcctggagggaggaggttgtaaggtcgtggcatacgcagacgacgtcgccatcatctttaatggaaaatatccacaaacacttcgcgatcttatgaccgctaaacttaaaatgctatcggaatggacgatagcgaacggactcggggtaaatccctcgaaaacagaacttgttctatttacaaataggtacaaaattccacaacttaacccacccattttaaacaattgtaatctctcctttagcgatcacgccaggtacttggggttgatactagataaacgcctcaaatggggcttaaacaaccaagagagaaccaaaaaagcgaccattgcactttactcctgttaaaaagcaatcgggctaagatggggcatgtccccaagaatagttaactggatatacacagcggtagtcaagccaatcctactgtacggagtggctctgtggtggaccgccttacacaaacaatgcatactgactcctctaaacaaagtacagcgaatggcggctttgtgtattagtggagcccttcgaaccaccccgaatgaagcgctgaatgcgatcttgaacctccctagcctggacttagcaggcatggaaagggccaaatcggcagctattcgactgagggacacagggcaatGGAAAGCCCAATaatatggccatgctaaaattctccagcatgataaatcgattccgaaaatcacagatctatgcaaatctattgaatatagtcacacaccctttgaggccctggttcctgatagagaggaatgggaacagggccgaccgggcacgacggacgcaatctgtttctatacagatggcgccaaattagaaggacacgtcggcggaggtgtatactccgaacaattagatatcaggaagtcattcaggctcccggaccactttagcgtctttcaggcggaggtccacgctataaaagaagcactaacctgtttaaggaaccttagcctccaaagaggacacctaaacatatatagtgacagccaagcggctattaagtcgatctactcgacaaacaccaactctcgtacaatagcagactgtcgcagatctctccacgagatggcaatcagtttactatcagcctaatatgggttccgggtcaccgggacatcgtaggcaactgcatagcggacgaattagccaggcagtgcaccaccaagcctctcctaccaggagaggaaaatgtcggtatgcccatggctacttgcaagctaaacataaaaaaccacttcaacacactagccaacacccattggcaaaacgcaccacagtgtcgcatctctcaccagacatggcctgtgataaacaacaaaaaaacctcggagttactcaagctcatccgcacagagtgtggcatgctgatccgagctcttacaggccactggcttgttatcgcgcatgccggcaggttaaaagccccgcaaaatgaagctgtagggatgaggaagaagtggaaacggtagaacaccttatctgcttctgcccagccctatgcagactcagactgaaacacttaggaagccccttcatcgacgatcttaccgaaatatcggagattaatctcaaaagcataagtgcctttattaaatcttccgggtggaagacatgctgatcagcttaataaaggctgaaactactagaaacgggaccctagagaaggaagaaacgagatcatgcggtatcacaacggacccattgaggtctaagtgagtcggactatagtccgacagccgccctaacctaacctaacctaaggATTGGTGATACTCAGCGTAGTAACGCAGAAGACTCACGAGGTGGGGAATGTTGCGAGGCTAATAAGAAGGTTTAGCCGCACGCTAACTGTCCAATTTCAAAAGTCGATTTATTTGAATTAAAAGTCTGTTAGTTTAAAAATACTGTTAAGTTGTTCAACACTGGTAGCCAGTGTCATCTCTATATTGTTAGTATTGGAAAACTTATGAATgtaagaagaagaagaaaatgatGCTATGAGAAGTTAAAGAGAGGCAAACCACAAGTGTAaggaaaaatgttaataatttggttaactgtgaactcattttgaatttgaataaaGATTTCAGCTATCTGTATGCTGTGAACCAGAGCTTGAAATAAGTGGAAACCCTCTGGGGCCGTGGGTGTCCCAACAGTAATGTTGTACTCTTTTGGCCGTCGCTCGTATCGAACAGCAGCACCCTTTCGCCAAGGTAACTGTCGACAATCTTGATGAGGTACTCCGGGATCCGTAGCCGCCTTAGGGATCCAGGTCGCTAATCACCACCGTCTGTGTCCTCGGATAGCGCTCGCACCGCAGTCGCTTCTCCTAGAACCGCCTCAGGGCTCTCTTTTATTGCCTTCGCGGTTTTCCTGCTGCGATCCCGGAGGCGCTCTTAGCGCAGATGATTGTGCTGGTGGAGTCCGGAGCTCTCCCCCGTCTAAAGCCGTGGGGCCTTGTGTCGCGTTTCGCAAGAAGTCCATTTGAACTGCGTTGCCCTGTTTGAGACAAACCGGTGTCTGTTGCTCTTTGCTCTCTACATTTGTTTGTTTACAACTGATGGGAAAATAAGATTTgcttaaatataaattaattataatacCCACTGATATCAGCCTTAACACATTTCCTTCAAAGGCAAAACTAGTTTCAAATTATAAACATTCCTATGTTTAAACATTAACATATGCGTTCGTACCCAGAGTGCCCAACATGACcagcacccaacaaatcaagcattAGACAAGGTGgaaacagtaccaggcgctcagtagcactcactgcagatgagaattgctgacCAGCATaatatatgtctcactaactcaacgtctcaccgactcagcggtacactgacccgccaatgcagtcagcacatttggCTGTGACAGCCGAGCAatctacgcaaactgctatagcttatttcactaatcattacactaaacttccgtgttccaagtagtatataagcatgtATCTAATGAAGAATAAGTCAGTGATCAACGTAAGTCATAACTCCGCATTTCTACTTTCCACCTccgggaatagggctcgtactACACTATCTCAAttagcagctaacctacgcTAGCTCAACCTCAACGCAATtcccgcatcgcctgtggtccggtatcgcacaaacattggtgaccccgacgtgatcctttaccaACAAAAAATCACACTcgagcaacccccttcccaccaaAAGGTGAACCTCTGACTGGTGAGAAGGCCAGTTAAGTTCACTCAGCTTACTCAGCTTCATTCAGCTTCACGGagcgtcagcttcatccagctttacaggattctcagcttcatccagcttcacagggtactcagcttcatccagcttcacaggacactcagcttcatccagcttcacaggatcgtcagcttcatccagcttcacaggatactcagcttcatccagcttcacagggtactcagcttcatccagcttcacagggtactcagcttcatccagcttcacaggatactcatcttcatccagcttcacaggatcgtcagcttcatccagcttcacaggatactcagcttcatccagcttaaCAGGGTATTCaacttcatccagcttcatccagcttcattcagcttcacaaggtactcagcttcatccagcttcacaggatcaCATTGGTGGGAAGAAGAAGTGTGTGCAATGAGTGAAGGTGCTTCCGCCTGCAGCGGCGCGGCAGCACGCGTCTTCCAGCGGGCGGCCCAGGGACACACCTGTCTCCGCACATGAAGGCAAAACCACCGCGAACTCCAGAAGGCATGTAGGCTGACATCGAGATTCCTCGGGAACCAAGGTCTTTTGAGTGTTTCTAGACGCCTGGTAAATATTGTTGTTACACCTTCTCTCCAGTTTCCCACGATTTGTACCGCATTACGCTCAGCTGGTCTGAGCAGTGTTGCACAACGTCAGCAGATCCAGCTGATCGCAGGGCAAGCTGGCAAAAGCTCCCTGCTATGATAGACCGAGACCCTACATATAGATGTCGTGTTGGTGCGGCACCCAGCGTAGGAATGTACTGCCTACATGTGTGCGTTGCTGCTAGCTGACGACTGCTACCTGCTACGGGTTGCACTTGTCGATCAGCGCCAACCCCACAACCCCCCCGCTAACGCAGAACACCGTGAAATGGGGCTCTGCGGACCGAGTAGAGGCGGTATAACCTCCATCGGAAAGTCGTGGGGAAATCCGCGGCCACCGGTGGAAACCTGGCAGCAGGTTTAAAATGCACCAGTCCTAGAAAAACTCGCGGGCCAGCCGGCAAAGAGACCCACGCAGCGCAACCGGTGGGCAAGGAACTGCCTCTGCTAAGAGACCCAAAGCGGACCAGAAGCTCACTGGGCCGGAACAGCTCGCGGAGATTGGAGCGCTCCTCGACGAAGTTCTCAACCTCACGAGCGTCATGCAGGTGCGTCACATCAATGTGACCATGAAAGCGATGTTCTCGAGGGTGAAGTCCCTAAAAGAAGAGGCAGTGATCTCCTTCAGTCAAGTTGGAGACTCCCACCAGCAACAAGAGCCCACGGAGTGCAACAAATGCAAAGGCCCACTCCGAAACAGCGAGAGCAAGGAGCAATAGACTCCGGTTTGTCTCCAAAAGGCCAATGCCGCTCAAACAGAGCTCTGGCGAAGCGCAACAGTCTGCGCGAAGGGCACCATCGGGTTCCCAGCAGAAAAAGAGGAGAAATCCACAAAAGAAGCATGCCAAGAACCGAGGCCCCCGAGAAAAAAAACTGCGAGAGGCAGCGCTGGAAAGGACGCGACCACCGCCTGGAGAAAGGCTGCTCCAAAAAAGAGGGCGCGAAAGCCTGACCGCCCGGACGCCCTTATAGTGGAAGCGAATGGCAAGACCTAGAGTAAAGTCCTAGCTATGGTCACCCGTAGTGACGACGGCAAGCTACAAAACCTCAGCACTCGAGTAAACAAGGTCAGGGAACCTTCTTTTGGAGCTCAACAGACGCGAGGAAACCAGCACGGAGGCAATAAAAGAGAGCCTTCTAGGAGAAGCGACTGCGGTGCGAGCGCTATCCGAAAGCGCGACGACAAAGACGGTGTTGATTAGCGACCTTGACCCGCTAGTTGTGGCCGAAGATGTCACCAAAGCTCTGGTGGACCAATTCGCCGTGAACGCCGAATCGGTTAAATTGAGGAGTCTCCATCATACAGAGACACTCAGACGGCAGTGGTTGGACTGCCCAGCAAAGACGCAGAAGCGGTTCTCGGTAAGGGTAAAATCAAGCTAGGATGGTCTATCTGCAAAGTGAAGGAAAGGGACTCGTAACCCAGGTGCTACAAGTGCCTGGAGATTGGGCACATTGCTATAAAGTGCCATAGCAATGTGGACAGAAGCGGGTGCTGCGTTAAGTGCGGCAAGGCGGGGCACAAAATCGCTCAATGTCCCAACGAGAGCGTATGCTTTTTATGCACCGAAGGAGGACCGAAGTCGAGGAACCACCAAGCAGAAAGCAGGCGGTGTCCTCACGGTGCAAAAAGAGCCGTAACCAAACCCCGCGACTGGAAGTGATCCAGATAAACCTGAATCACCTTACAAAGTCAAAAGCGACGGCGACTGGATAACGGACACATCGGGCAAGGCCGCGATATGGCTATGCAAAAGAAACGGCCAATCTTTTCTGGACGTGCATAAGGGTTCGGGTTTCGTCTGAGCTCGTATAGGCGAAATGTGGGTCTACAGCTCCTAGCCTCTCCACGACGGACTATATCCATGCATTGGACACGATCGCCTTCGATTCAAGGGGCCGTTACCCTACTATCATCGCAGGCGACTTTAACTCGTGGGCCGAAGAATTGGGGTGTCCCACCAGCAACATAAGGGGGCGAGCCCTACTCAATGCCTTTGCAACGCTAGACGTTGCGCTAGACCTCACATTTGACGCTCTCACTGGAGTATCGGCGACTTCTGCACGGCCAGCGACCACGAGGCAATCCTATGCACAGTGGGCATACGCCCGGGACCAGGAACCCGGAACAAAGCAGTCAAGGGCTACCGTCAGGAGACGCTGAACGCCGAGGAGATGAGCAGGTGTCTCGCCGACATGCACTGCTTCACGGAAGCAGACGCAAACACCAACGCGGAAGGGATAGCAGCCAGCTTGGAGGATGCGTGCAGGGCAGGGATGCTGCTGCGCAAACCATTCAGAAGAGACCACGAGCCGGTATAATTGTGGAACTCTGAAATAGTGACCTTTAGAAGGACATGCCTCAGAGCCAGAAAAGCTCTTCAACGGTTAAGAAGGACCGACAGGGCTGAAGCACGCCATCCTGGACAGCAAACGGGAATGTTTCCTGAAGCTGTGCGATGCAGCCGAACAGGAACCGTGGGGTGGGGCCTACAGACTCGTGGTAAAGCGAGTAAGCGCAGGCAGCCGCTTTCCAACAGACCCACATTGTTTCCTTCGGGTAGCGTCAAGGAAAGCACACAGGACGAAACGGCGCCTACGTGGAAAATCGAGGAAGTAACGGAGGCCAAGGTTGCTGAAGCAGGACGCAGCCTGCAGAACAACAAAGCCCCAGGACTCGACGCAGTGCCCAACAGAGCAATGAAACTGGCGCTTGCGCTTCGGCCAGGAACTTTCACGGAGCTCTGCAACGCTTGCCTGCGCAAGAGAACATTTCCCCGGAGATGGAAAGTACAGAAGCTGCTTCTACTTGACAAACCTGGGAATCCGCCTGGCGAAGCTGCCTCCTACAGGCCAATTTGTCAGCTTAACACTGTTGGCAAAGTGTTCGAGAAGCTTATCTCGAAACGGCTAAGCCTGGCCGTAGATGCGGCTGGTGGCCTATCACCCACCCAGTTTGGTTTCCGGAAAGGAAAGACCACGCGGGACGCGATCCAAACGGTCACCGGGATAGCTGAGAAAGCCATACGCGGGAAGCGTCGGAGAGGCAGCACGAAGAAATACTGTCTTCTAGTCACGCTCGACATTAAAAACGCATTCAACTGGACGATGATCATGCAGGCACTAAGCCGGCAACGGATCCCGGAGTACCTCATCAGGATAGTCGACAGCTACCTTGGCGAAAGGGTGCTGCTTTTCTATACGAGCGACGGCCCGAAAGAGTACATCGTTACTGCTGGGGTCCCACAAGGATCGGTCCTGGGCCCCCTGTTGTGGAACACAATGTACGATTGAGTGCTGAGGCTTTCCATGCCTGCCAACGTCCACGTGACAGGCTTCGcggacgacgtcgccatcacgATCGTGGCTTAGGCGGCAGCCGAAGTGGAGGACATGGCCAACACTGCTGAAAGGATGGTTGAGTCATGGCTGTCACTTGCCGGACTCCAACTCGCGGCACATAAAACAGAGGCCGTTCTTATAAGCAGCCGGCAACTCGTCGAGACGGCCAAGCTGACGGTCGGAGGGGTCGACATAGTCTCTCAAAGAGCTATAAAATACCTAGGAGTCATGATAGACACCCGGCTGTCTTACAAAGAGCACCTAGAGTATGCCAACAAAAAGGCTGCAGCGACCGCCAGATCGCTCGCGCGGATTGTCCTGAACACGAGGGGCCCAAGGCAGGAACGGAGGAAACTCATAGCGAGCGTCGTTACGTCCCAAGTCCTTTATGCCGCCCCGGTATGGGCTAAAGCCGCCACGACGCCCTCGTACATGAGTGGCGTGGCTCGCACGCACAGACTATATGCCACAAGGATATCCTGTGCCTTCCGGGCAATCTCCGAGGAAGCGGCTCTGGTCATCGCTGGTCTAGTTCCGGTACAAGAACTAGTAGGAGAGGCAGAAGAAGTGGAGGAAACGGTCACGACC includes the following:
- the LOC139354288 gene encoding uncharacterized protein, producing the protein MIDTRLSYKEHLEYANKKAAATARSLARIVLNTRGPRQERRKLIASVVTSQVLYAAPVWAKAATTPSYMSGVARTHRLYATRISCAFRAISEEAALVIAGLVPVQELVGEAEEVEETVTTNLGAISRWQKSPLLERRHGQVDFYLTQILSGHGCFRSYLQRRTHATSYSSACGS